TACCACTATTATGGCATCGGCAATAATTATCATTCCCATCACACGATTCCAAGTGACCGACTACACCATACCACCAACCTGCAACATATATGGCTACCATATCAGCTGTAAAATCATTAATATggattatttaaaagaatttattggCATACAAATCGCATTAGAAGTATTTGTAGAAGGATGATTTCCACAATGCTAGGGTAAGAATTCTTATTATATAACAAAGTAGTCTGCTGCTTAATTCTTAGCAGAGTATATTTTTGTTCTATGGTTAAAAGCTTTCCTCTAATCATCAGAGCAATTAAAGATGATATAGGGGGCCACTGGTGTTTTCTGAAAGTGAATAACACAGTTTCTTCTTCAATGGAAAGTTCCATATATGCAAGTCATGTTTTTTAACACTGCAGTAGTTCTTTCATGAACACAACTCTCAATCCTCTCCATCTTAAACCAACAGAAACTGTGAGGAAAGTTTTGGAGAAAAAGGAAACAGAACTTGTGAAATACTGCAAGCGAATTGTATGAAGAAGAACTAACCATAAGGGAATTCTTTGTTTCTTCTCCATTGAATCTCGATGTTATCACCAGGGCGTAGCTCATTCAAGCAATCAGAAATGTGAAGATCATGTGGTGAAGTGTCGAAAGGCGGTGCTCGTAGCCTTTCCCATGGCACATAGTTCTCTATGGCCACCGCCCTCCTTCCATGAGGAGGGTACCTAAAATTACCAAACCAATCTAAGATTAATTTCCAAGTATTAGGCCTCTTGATCCTCTGAAGCAGAACAAAATTATTTACAAccaacataccaaaatcaaaagTATGTTAATTATGTTCAACTCCCTAATTACCTGGCCTGGAAGGTGTCAGTACGGGGATCATAACTCAGTTCTGCATCATAACATGACAACATAAACCCAACATGGCCATTCTACAGAAGAGCAGAACATAgaatttttagaataaaaaaaggaaacaaaaaacaGCATATAGTTTGCTGGTTAAATTGGATTTAGCATATGGGATTTGGAGTTTCATAAGTACCTCACGGTTATAAACCTGAGCTGGGAACCAGAATCTGCCAGTTTCAAGAGCAAGAAACCAAGACATGATTGAATCATCTGGCAAAGAACACTGCTTACTACTATCATCAACCTTTGATTTAATCCACCAAGATGGCCTAACAATTGACAAGACCCTCATCAGACCTTTTGGCTTCCCCTGCTTCAAATGGCTTGAATCCTTTCTTGTTCTTAAAGCTATATGCCATTGCCACTCTCTATAAGCAGCAGGACCAATAATTCTACCCCACTTTTTTTTCATGTGTTTTTCCCAGAAATGGTCACTAATACACCTACTCCTCAAAGAGCTGCAAACACCAGCCATACTACAAAGAGCAGCAGGTGGTAGCCTTTCAAGAATGCATTCCAAGACCAAATCTGGTAGGTCCAAAATTGACATGGCACTTTCTTCAACCTCCTCAAAGTTATCAACTTTTGAAGTGAAAGACATCTTTTTGAGAGACATTTTGGAAACGACTGTGGTAAAATAACCAAGACCAAGAATGTTTTTGATCAATCTGGAACTGAGAAAAAAGGAAACGTCTTTCCTAAACCAGGGAGACAATAGTCTCATCTCAGTTGCCCATGGTGGGAGTGGTTTCAAAGTTAAGGACTTTATAAAGAAGATGATGGAGAAACAACTGATGAAGAGGTAAAGTAGCATTCCAAGATAtaggagaaaaaaagaaataaaaggtgaATTCTTTTATGGGTccaaatacaatgatgtatggcaaaacaatataataataataatggaagaACTCAGTTGTCTCTCCTGTTTTCTCTCACCCTACTTAACCTTCAAAAAATAGAAGTGGGATCTTCAAAATAATAACAGCAAAGACCTAACTTTgatgaaaaatcaaaatcaaaataaaaaaaggggttttATTGGTAAATAATCAAAGCCCACCAAACCCCCCAAAGGTGGGCCTCCCTTGTCAATGACTAATCAGAACAAGGATTTGTAATTAATATGACAAGAAAATTTTGTTTGGTAACACAAAAGTTACCTCAGAACCAATCTAAAACCCCTCCAATACAAAGCTTACCAAGTAGCAGTGTAACAAAGAGctccttcccttttttttttttaatgggaGAGAAAAAAATAACTCGGTCGTACAGACAACCTAAATAGCTGTCATGTAATGAGAAAAGATCTAGTGGATGCACCCAGAAACAGGTGAATGAAGGAAGATGGTGGTGGTGGGGTTATTGAGATCTGATATGGGTTTCTGACACCTGGAAAATTATGCccccaaaataatatttatctatgaTTAATACGTCTAGATACAAAGACCCATATCCATAAAATCTCTGAAAAACAGTACCCTTTTGCTCAGAAAAGATAACgaaaaaacataaatttcttttctttttgaatataATAAGGTGAAGGGAAAAAACTTCAAAACAATAAATCTGGGTTAGTTCGGAATTGAAAGAAAGACGCCGAaaacagaaagaaagaaagagattgAGCAATTTGATGAACAAGTAGATGAACTCACCTTTCCTCACCAATTTTGGCCTTGttcatcaaattctctctctttttttttttttttggttattggaaaaagaaaatatgggTAGGGATGGGGGACAGTTAGAGGAAGACAAGGAATGGGCGGTTAAGGTTAAAAGGAGTAATTAAATTTATGTGGATATTAATAAAGAGAGGCAGTGAAGTGAGAAAAGTTATTATATTTATCTGATATTCTCTGATTTAGTCTTCGTTTTTATGAGTTAATGAAATGTGGGAGGAAAATCCGTTTTAGCCATACAAAGCAACCGTTGGGATAACGGATGTAGAAGGAATCTTGGATATTAAAAAGGCTTGGGATGAGTTCAAGTGGCCTGCCCACCTGTTATTTTAGCGCTTTGGACCATTCAGGTTTCACCACCTGGCATTGAGTATTGGAGATGGTGAAGCCAATAGAAAGCGTTGGATAGCTGGTATTTTGGGTATTAAAAAAGTAAATCCATCAGCCAAATTAACTAAGCTGCAATCTCCGCCATCTTTCAGTCAATTATTGATCGTATCTAAAGGAAATTAGTTGGGTGAAAATCTTAATGGTTATCTCAGGGTGGTGACAATATACCTTCTCATGTGTTAAGGCTCTTAATACCGTCACCtatagaattaataaaataattccgGATTTTTTGTGGGAACATAATTGGAAGGAGCAGAAACTACACATGTATATTTAGGCCTACGACTTGCAGAATATATATGAATGAGACTCTCCTTAGAAAATGCTAATTCAACCAAATCCATGTTTCTATCGAAATATTTTGCCACTTAACATccaatttgattcatgattattCTAACAACtacaaatcacattcaattagaaattttataataaaGTAAAATCAAACCATTATTAAACACAAATAAGTTAATAATCTAGATAATTCTAAACACTAAATTCAATATGAAACTTTATAATAATATCAGCATTTAATAATCACACTTGAacatatttatcacataaaaatttagtttaaaattggACGCCAAAATGTCGGAACTGATAATAAAAATTAGGGGTAGAAGCCTAATTAATTATGGACCCTTCAAGCTGGCCTAGAGATAGATAGAAGCTTTGATGCAATTATTGTCATGAAAATATTTCcgcttttaatttcttttcattgaTAAATACACGTACTGTGAACTAGTTTATCTATACAAGTTATGTTCCTTCTCtacctaaaaaagaaaaaaaaatgataataaaagttATGGTGGAACTGGGAAAGgacagttttattttttttctgaaagaAGGGAAAGGGCAGTTGAGCCACTAGCTTTTAACACGTGACTTTCACGTGCTTGAtgcttttcttttacttaaaaaaattttatctcCTTCGTCTTGGTCCAATTGAAATGGAGTTCCAATTTATAAgctattcttttatatttttaataatattatacagtatttttattttagggaTAAAAGGTGTATtatgtgaaaatattaaaattatagttttttcacttttttatttttttgtaaactaaaaaaattataaattatatatgtcacatataaaataaaatagaattacaTCAACAAAATCATATGCATGTGTTGCTAATTAAGCAAATAAAGGACATGCTGTAACCATCAATTGTTGAGCAAAGGACTTATTTGATAAAACTTAAAAGATCGAGTACTCAGTACAATAAAACAacacaatttcatttattttttaaattatttgttcagGGACTTCACACTATATCAGATTAACACACAGAGTTTAATAATTAACAGCTTGATCAACATTATTGATCACTgtctcataattttttttaattaaaattatcccTTAAAACGTTATTTTGCAAATGATTTTTACTTATGTACTATTTATTAAGAGCAAACTAGCAATTAAAtagtttagaatttttaaaaaaaatatacttaaCTTGGGtcaattgaataataaaatttattatattaaagtcAAACAGAAGCGGAGCCTCTAAGGAGCTAAAGGGTTCCTATCCCCACCTCAAGATTTGCGAAACCCCCGCTCAAAAAACGGTTTGTTGATAATTGAATTCAACGGGTTATAAATtaagaaaacaaattaaaactCTATTGTTATTTATGTTTTCTATATTTAAACGTTTCCAATTAATTGGATTATCAGTTATAATTAGGTCaacttcaattattttttaatagtcaACTTATGTACAAGACTTCAAGTTTATCTAAGAAtatcaaactttaatatttttgttgcctttatacttatatttttaatattttcttatctTTTAAATTCCAATCTCTTTTGAAATTTGGATATATTTTTGCTTTCAACACATATGTtagtttgtttaaaaaaaattattttgatatattataggATAAGAAACTTAAAAGAAATTGTTGAAGTCAAATTAAGAGGAGATTAAGGGtaataattttctaatataaatttagaaattaattttttaatttatcaaataacaattaaaatagaaaattaatatATTGTAAGTATATATGTGAGCACctgaataataacaaaatagaatGGTTTACGAGGAATTCAGTTGAAAAGGTTATAGCAATAATATGTTCCATCACTTCATATGgaattgaaatatttttcttGAGAATTTAGTATTTTAAATGCCCCAAAGCTAATTAATGTTAAGATACGCCTCTGCTgcgaaatgaataaaaaaaagaaagaaagtataGTTTAACATATTTGTGTTTCTTTAttctaaaaaaacatatttattattttaattttttttatgcaacatgacatataagataaataatatcATATCAACATAATTATTATGCGGATTGTCATGCCAACAtcgttaaaaatatatattattttaattaacatttatgttaaattttgatttgatgctttttaaaaggtgttaaaaaaatgtgaaaatgattAAATCACTTGTTAAGTACATAAAATTTGGTTACACAGGAAATTTCCTACATCTATAGGATTTTACCAAACATAATCTACCATTAATCTgaaatataaaatgtaattttaagtTCAACTTATCGgttaaaatatcttttttaataaaattttcctcTTAAAGAGTTAGCTACAATTTGAACATGAAAATAGTTTGTATACAAAATAATTGCACTAACAATAAGTTACTAAGAATAAGCATATATGTGCTATTTTTCAGTAATTTATCATTAATCTTTAGATAAGCATTATAGGGTTGCAATCATTTATTCAGTGTGAATGTTTACTTTCTTGAATTATGTTTGAAATAAATCTTCCatgtgaaattaaataattaaatatctttaAGGATTAGACTTTTATAAAAACTCTATTTCATTGCTTCAATGGTATTCAACGcgaattaatttataaaatcattactCAACATCTTTAAAGAGATGTaagaattaaaacaaaattttttttattaaagcacATCAACGTATATGATATATTAATCACATTTGATTGTACAATTACTaacgaaaaattaattaattatttaaatgcaCAAAAATATCTAAACGAGATAATAAAACTTAAAAGCtctttaatatttcataataatggCATAACATTCTAGCCACGGCTAACATTTGCTTTGGGTCCATTACATCATAAAGaaatggattacaaatttattaaGTTACACATTTTCGgctaaaacaatgattttagaTCTCGAATATTAAATGGAACATTGATTATTAATATAAGTTGTGCTGTTTTTGAAAAAGGTTAATAATAATGGTGGGTTGAAAAGTATATGGAGGTTTCATCAAGGCCAGTGGATAAGGTTTTCAACTCTTTCCCCATGGCTAATCCCTCTTTCATTTCTAATCACACTTGGAATTGCTTCGCCTTGTCGGGGCAACGTGTCTCAAAAGGAAAAGCAAAGACTCTTCTTATTACCCATTAGCAATCGTCACTACCCTCTAAATTATGCTTGAAAAATAGTCatgtaattattaaaatttggtcATTCTTGGTTGGATTGACATAATAATATTTGGGATTTGGAAGTATGGATGGGTGGAGACATTAAAAAGGTAAAGGAGAATGCCATTAATTTGTCAATTATCATATCATTCAATGCCACCGATGAAATTAAGTATTCGGTTTGTAttgcctttatttatttaaattatttataatgtttaattaaatataattccctaacctaaagaaaattaaattgaaaaacataACATGTCAATTTATTGTAATAATACCTTTAATCATTACTTtgaacatatatttttaaaatttagagattaattgatttaatttaagaaaatttataaaacttaattGTTAATGTTACATGTGAATTGGATTAATATtgttttttcttaagataattaaATACTCAAAATAAGCGAACGAAACAtatacattaaatttataaatttcatattaaacttaaatttgatgaaatttaatatattatcttTACTAACTCATATCAtatcattaataatttttaaaattattaatgacaTAAGTTAAATTAATTCAGAATCGATTATAAACTTAAGCagtaaatcaatcaaatttattaaatctcattattttatccataaaatccAACTCTACTACATAGTTCTTCCCTAAGGACTAGAAATGCCATGACGAGCAATTCTCGGTTTATCTAAGGTCCTACATTGCGATTATTTCTTTCCATtccaatctcttttttttttctgtccTTTTCCATACATTATGGAGCAATTTGtagcaaaaatattttaaattaaaaaatgttgaattaaaaaaaagataattataaaTAGAGTATATTAATTAAGTGTCGGGTTTAATTTTTGGGGGTTTTGGTTATCATTAGGAATTTGATAGGGTGATCAAAATTTTGATTCTTTGTCTCCTAAAGGTTAAGCAGCCCAGTGCATCATAGTGCACTTGTAATATGAACGAACCTAATTAAACCAAATGGATTGGGGTTTGGTGGCTATGCCAAGTCCAAGTTTTAGTGGCCCCCTTTTCGTCCAAATAggtcaaatttattatttattattttatttcgttTAAAGCTTGGTCAAATTTTAAGGGCGCCATTCTTCATTGATTAGTAGTATTAGGGTTAGTTTGGATgagcggtgtgtttacctccggtgaggttaaaaacagtggtggcggtgagattagttcctgtagcggtgagattgggtactgtagcggtgagattagaaacaatggtgaagtgtgtgtttggattcaaacgcagctgtagcggtgaggtgagaatgaaaaatgactattaaggacatcagattagaattgatatataatagaataaaaaatcTGCAAGAACCATTGGTTCACGTTTAttgcttaaaaatctatctacaatacaatttcttcatgtTTCTgtcaaataaaattaacaaatgctaatttttttatctattttagaatgatttgacaaaaactataaattaaaatactcaaataaattttcttctaaagTTGGAGGACTAAAAAGGTTATTATGccgaaaaagaataataataaaatagataaacGTGTAATTCACAGGAAGGATGATGGAAGGCTATTTGGGTCTGTTATAATGTCAACTGCACTGAAAGCCTCTAACTGCTGCTATTTGCTCCAGCTGAAAATCAGCTGATCAGTGTGGTTGAAAAGCAACCTCACTGCACTGATACCCCCAACCAAACACAAATGCAGTGAGTTTGGCaccatctttttctttcaaaCGTGCCTCACTGCCTCAATCCAAAGGAGCACTTAGGCGGCTTTTCATGCCCACAtttcaataaaatataattttagagAATGAAGTTATTAAGAATGTAATTGTGGGAAAAGTTTGgtataaataagaaaattaatccaataaaatttataagaaagtTGCACCTTTGGTTTAATAGAGATGTagtgattattttcaaaattattttaatcaaataaaatacAAATGATCAGTTTAATACGTTTAATGAtgttcaatattattaaaaaaataaattaatatatggttAAATGGAATGGAATAccattgttcaaaaaaaaatagattacaatttttaaatatttattatatatttgaattagaaTGTAAATTAAGATTATTATTGAAAAAAGTGAGTAGTTTTGATTATACCAAATGTACTCttgattattaataaaaaaaatagttgagtgtgatataaaatgattttatattaatCATAATAATTACAAGAAAAGGTTGTGTTGATTCCTAGTAAACAAAGGTAGGGGGGTGGGTTACTTGATATGGATTGTGGTGGATGAGAGGTATTGGgttgaaaatggaaaattaaagCCCGTAAATGAGAAGAAATGAGGTGTCCCCAAGAAACAGAAAAAACGGTTTTCCAATATAAGGCTGAGAAATCCCATTGTTTAGAAAACAAGGATTTCCAACATTTAGAAAGACAATCCTCCATAACTGTTTCGAGACAATGTTAGACAGGTTTCATCCTAAAACCCCGCACCATCAGTCCCTCCAATTTCTACACCAAAATCCAAGCTGGTCTACGCTATTCTTTCAACCAACACCTTAATTCCTtgattaaacttgaaaattgatcTCCCCCTTGCTTAAGGCCTTCACCATCCCCCTCAACttccatctctctctctctctctttctctctctctctcccttccACCATGGGGAACCTATGCTCTCGCAGCGACCCCGCCGCTAACCCCGATGAAAAGGGAGAACCCGGGCCTGAAAATGAATTGAATACCAGCACTTCCATGAATGAAGACTCCCCCAACTCTCCACCCAAGGCTtctcctactcaaagcatctccTCCAAGCCTTCCAACAAGCCCAACCCCATTGGTCCCGTCTTAGGCCGCCCTATGGAAGATATTAAAACCACCTACAACATTGGCAAAGAATTGGGTAGGGGTCAGTTTGGGGTTACGCATTTGTGTACCAACAAGTCCACCGGGAACAATTCGCCTGCAAGACTATCGCCAAGAGGAAGCTTGCCAACAAGGAGGATATTGAGGATGTTAGAAGGGAGGTTCAGATTATGCACCATTTGACAGGTCAGTCTAATATTGTCGAGCTCAAGGAGCCTTCGAGGATAAGCATTCCGTTCATTTGGTGATGGAACTATGTGCCGGAGGAGAGCTGTTCGACAGGATCATTGCTAAGGGCCATTACACCGAGCGTGCCGCTGCTTCTTTGCTTCGCACGGTTGTCCAGATTGTGCACACTTGCCATTCTATGGGGGTCATCCATAGGGATCTCAAGCCCGAGAATTTCCTTTTGTTGAATAAGGATGAAGATTCCCCTCTCAAGGCCACAGATTTTGGTCTATCAGTCTTCTACAAGCCTGGTACCTATTTTGTGGAGATGCTTCCTTTCATCTCTCGTGATACATTTAATGGATTATAACAAACATTATTGATTTGATTTTGCATATTATAACAAACAGGtgaagaattcaaagaaattgtTGGTAGTGCATATTATATTGCACCTGAGGTCTTGAAGAGGAAATATGGACCAGAAGCAGATATATGGAGTATTGGTGTTATGTTGTATATTTTTCTATCTGGTGTTCCTCCCTTTTGGGCCGGTAAGTTGTTATATTATCATTCTCATTTCCTGCAGGTAATTAATTTAAATGTATTCCAGCAGCTAAAATATACAACTTttgttgatagaatccgaaaatgggatattcaattcaatattacgCGGCCACATTGATTTCTCGAGCGATCCATGGCCTTCAATTTCACCTCAAGCGAAGGAACTTGTGAAGAAGATGTTAAATTCGGATCCCAAGCAGAGGTTAACCGCAGTGCAGGTTCTAAGTAAGATGGCTCAATGTTTTGTTTTGTGCTGTAAAAAATTCAGCCAGCATGATTCTAATGAGATATGTATGCGTATGGGCAAACAGGCCATCCATGGATCAAAGAGGATGGTGAAGCACCTGATACACCTCTTGACAACGCAGTTATTTCTAG
The sequence above is drawn from the Gossypium hirsutum isolate 1008001.06 chromosome A05, Gossypium_hirsutum_v2.1, whole genome shotgun sequence genome and encodes:
- the LOC107959269 gene encoding F-box protein At2g26850 gives rise to the protein MLLYLFISCFSIIFFIKSLTLKPLPPWATEMRLLSPWFRKDVSFFLSSRLIKNILGLGYFTTVVSKMSLKKMSFTSKVDNFEEVEESAMSILDLPDLVLECILERLPPAALCSMAGVCSSLRSRCISDHFWEKHMKKKWGRIIGPAAYREWQWHIALRTRKDSSHLKQGKPKGLMRVLSIVRPSWWIKSKVDDSSKQCSLPDDSIMSWFLALETGRFWFPAQVYNRENGHVGFMLSCYDAELSYDPRTDTFQARYPPHGRRAVAIENYVPWERLRAPPFDTSPHDLHISDCLNELRPGDNIEIQWRRNKEFPYGWWYGVVGHLESCDGNDNYCRCHNSDTVVLEFNQYTAGSRWRRATINRKEHREEGNEADGFYGGIRKLCSEEEISTWKCLWPSEILE